AGACTACATACTTCAAACGTTATTTGAGCATTTGTAGCATGTGTTAGCCTCCGTTTCACTACACTTAAAGAGTAAAGCGCACACCAAAGTAGTCACTGTGCGCTGCATACCAATCCGCTAATTGGCAGGTTTTAGCGTTTCGATTACCTGAGCATCAACCCAAAAAATATCAGCATTTCTTGGAGGTGTTGTACGATTAAAGAACAGATATTTGCCATCGGGCGTTACGCTCGCTGACGCCTCCCGCGCACTCGTGGTTACTTTGTCTCCCAAATTAATCGCTTCGCCCCAACTACCGTCTTTCAAACGAAAACTGATATAAAGATCTGAGTTGCCAAACCCTGAATCTCGAACCCCGTCCCATATAATGTAAGAATCATCGGGCGCGATAAATGGATGCGCATTATATAAGTCAGTGTTAATTTCAGGACCTAATTTAACCGGTCTTTGGCGTTGACCGTTTTTCACCTCAGAGATCCTAATAACATCGCCGCTTTTATTATCGTCAAACACATACGTACCACTCGAAGATGCACTTAACCGCATGATCCCCTAGCTTTCTTTATCAAACATAGGGCCTAGACTTTTGGCTTCAGACCAGCTCCCCTCTCGACGCGTCATAACATATTTACTCATATGCATGGTCACGCCATCTGGTGCTAATAATGGCCTGCCAACTCTTGGACCAACAACCGTATCATGCCACTGTTCTCCTCGCAGCTCGTACACAATTAAACTCCAACGGTTCACGTTCAGATCCTTTCGCGTAAAGTAAAAGTTTTCATATCGGGAGAGAAAAACGCATTGTGATCTCTGTGCTCTGTTTACACCGTGCCAAGCGCAAATACTTGAGGTGTGTCCCCAAGAGGTGTTTGACCAAGATAAGGACCTATTAAAGATACTTCTGCGTCTTGAGCGAGGCTCTTGCTGACCATTACTAAAGTTACGAATAGTATCAACCATTCAGACGTCAATAATTTGTTATCCATTTTTAGCTCCCTATTACTAACTAAACTTTTGAAATCAATTACAAAGGGTGCTCAAGCTAGCAGTTAGTGAGAGTGATGCCATGAAATTTGGATGAATTTTCGCTGATTTTAACGTTATACTTTTCTATCTTCTTCTTATAAGTTAATGTTTTTGTTTGTTTAAGCTAACATTACGGGTGTTATAGGCGCTATTCATGGAGTTCATATCAGTTTTAAACGTACCGCTATATTTTATTTATATGTTCACGTTGAGCATGTGATACTCATCTGATATCGGCGCGATTTTTGCAGTATTTTTATTGTAGAATAAACGTAATGCCATTAGCAGTTTTAACGTCAAAAGTTTAGCCCATGACCAAGATTCAAAGTGTAATCAACAAACAGTATCCAGAACACATTGCCGTGATCACTGAAAACGGCGAATCCTATACTTATCGAGCGCTGCTTGATGATGTTGCAAATGCAGCAAAACCCTTACAGCAAAAGGCTTTACTTTTTATCATCGGAAATAATGATTACCCTTGCCTTGTTCATTACCTCGCAGCAATAGAGGCAGAAGTCGTAGTACTGTTTTTAAGTGCAAATATGGCAGTAGAGCAGCTTGAAACGCTAGTGTGCACATACCAACCTAACTATGTTTTAACCAAAACAGAGAAAGCAGGTATTTTCTCTAAGTACACAGTTTTAAGCTCACAGGGTCAATATCAACTACTATGTAGCCCGTTAAATAAACCTCACACTTTACATCCCCAATTGGCATTTTTGGCTTCAACCTCAGGATCGACCGGCTCACCAAAACTCGTTAGATTTTCTAGACAAAACCTATTGAGTAACGCGCAAGCTATCAAAGAATATTTATCTATCACCCCATTAGAGCGCGCTATTGTACATTTGCCTATTAGCTATTCTTATGGATTATCTATTGTAAACAGCCATTTACTTGCAGGTGCCTCAATTTATCTTACAAATGAAACGATAATGGACAAGTCATTTTGGGAAAATATGACGACTCACGAAATTACCAGTTTCTCAGGAGTACCATTTCATTATGAATCACTACTGAGAATGAAGCTTGATACCATGAAATTGCCCCATCTTAAAACGATGACACAAGCAGGTGGTAAATTGGCAGAGCGATATTTGTCAAAGATACAAGCATTGACGAACACAATGGGTATTAATTTTTGGGTGATGTACGGTCAAACAGAGGCTTCACCTAGGATATCTTATATGCAGCCTAGTGATTTGAATACGCACCTTGGCAGTATCGGTAAAGCAATTCCGAGAGGAAAACTATGGCTCCAGGATGAGAACGGTAACGATATCACAGAGTCAGGCGACATAGGCGAGCTCGTCTATGAGGGAGATAATGTATGCTTAGGTTACGCTGAAACTATTTTCGACTTATCTAAAGGTGATGAAAACCAAGGCATTTTGAAAACAGGCGATTTAGCAAGCTGCAAACAGGGCTATTTCTATATAGAGGGCCGTTTAAAGCGCTTTATCAAAGTGTTTGGAAATCGTATATCTCTGAGTCATGTTGAAGCAACGTTGCAAGAATTAGGGTATGAAAGTGTCGCCTTTGGCACTGATGATAAGCTAAATATTGCCATTGTAGATGGCGAAGAAATTGATCTACGAACACTTAAAAAAACGTTCGCTGAACTATTTTCCATTAATTATACGGCCATCAAAATTCAAACTGTTTCACACATTCCTAGATTAGAAAGTGGCAAGGTAGATTATCAATGTCTTATGAAGTAGATGAAGTAATATTATCTGATTGGCCACCATACGCATGGCCTAAGCAGCAAAAGCAATCTGTATTAATATCAAAGTTGGCTGAACTAGATCAAATTCATTTGTCTCAATGTCCGCCATTTGCAAAGCTTAAGCAGTCGATGCCTAATATTGACTTAAATGGCCACCCATTTAGTCCGTTTTTTCCTCTGCCAGTCAGACTATTTAAATCTCAAGAATTAAAAAGTGTACCACAAGAAAGTATTATTAAGACGATGATGTCTTCGGGAACCTCTGGACAATCCGTTTCCAAAATCTATCTCGATAAAAGAACATCAGCGCTGCAAGTAAAAATACTCTCTAAACTAGTTACTCACTTAATTGGTAAACAGCGCCTTCCAATGCTAGTTATCGACTGTCCGTCTACCGTCAAAAATAGAACAAAGTTTTCGGCTCGTACTGCGGGTATCTTAGGGTTTTCAATGTATGGGCGAGACATCACTTACGCATTGAATGATGATATGACAATAAACTTTGATGCTCTCAACGCATTCATAGACAAATATCAAGGACAGAAAAAGTTTATCTTTGGCTTTACTTATATAGTTTGGCTTCATTTTGTTGAAGCCTTAGAGCAATTGAGCAAAAAAATTGATTTATCCGAAAGCATTTTGCTTCATGGTGGTGGCTGGAAGAAAATAGAAGCAAATAAGGTAACCAAGTCACATTTTAAGTCTAGATTAGCTAACGTTACTGCAATCCAGAGTGTACACAATTACTACGGTATGATTGAGCAAACAGGGTCTATCTTTATGGAGTGTAAACAGGGTCACTTCCACTGCTCATCATGGTCTGAAGTAATAATTAGAGATTTTAAAACATTACAACCAGTTAAAGATGGTAATTTGGGGCTTATTCAATTAATTTCTGCACTCCCTCATAGCTACCCTGGACA
This genomic interval from Pseudoalteromonas galatheae contains the following:
- a CDS encoding TolB-like translocation protein, with protein sequence MRLSASSSGTYVFDDNKSGDVIRISEVKNGQRQRPVKLGPEINTDLYNAHPFIAPDDSYIIWDGVRDSGFGNSDLYISFRLKDGSWGEAINLGDKVTTSAREASASVTPDGKYLFFNRTTPPRNADIFWVDAQVIETLKPAN
- a CDS encoding AMP-binding protein; translation: MTKIQSVINKQYPEHIAVITENGESYTYRALLDDVANAAKPLQQKALLFIIGNNDYPCLVHYLAAIEAEVVVLFLSANMAVEQLETLVCTYQPNYVLTKTEKAGIFSKYTVLSSQGQYQLLCSPLNKPHTLHPQLAFLASTSGSTGSPKLVRFSRQNLLSNAQAIKEYLSITPLERAIVHLPISYSYGLSIVNSHLLAGASIYLTNETIMDKSFWENMTTHEITSFSGVPFHYESLLRMKLDTMKLPHLKTMTQAGGKLAERYLSKIQALTNTMGINFWVMYGQTEASPRISYMQPSDLNTHLGSIGKAIPRGKLWLQDENGNDITESGDIGELVYEGDNVCLGYAETIFDLSKGDENQGILKTGDLASCKQGYFYIEGRLKRFIKVFGNRISLSHVEATLQELGYESVAFGTDDKLNIAIVDGEEIDLRTLKKTFAELFSINYTAIKIQTVSHIPRLESGKVDYQCLMK
- a CDS encoding LuxE/PaaK family acyltransferase; amino-acid sequence: MSYEVDEVILSDWPPYAWPKQQKQSVLISKLAELDQIHLSQCPPFAKLKQSMPNIDLNGHPFSPFFPLPVRLFKSQELKSVPQESIIKTMMSSGTSGQSVSKIYLDKRTSALQVKILSKLVTHLIGKQRLPMLVIDCPSTVKNRTKFSARTAGILGFSMYGRDITYALNDDMTINFDALNAFIDKYQGQKKFIFGFTYIVWLHFVEALEQLSKKIDLSESILLHGGGWKKIEANKVTKSHFKSRLANVTAIQSVHNYYGMIEQTGSIFMECKQGHFHCSSWSEVIIRDFKTLQPVKDGNLGLIQLISALPHSYPGHSILSEDIGVKLGEDDCQCGWKGTYFDVLGRVKQAEVRGCSDTYSK